Below is a window of Leishmania donovani BPK282A1 complete genome, chromosome 21 DNA.
CCAACACTTGTTCCACTCGCATGCGGATTGGCTGGACTAGGGTGGTGGGGTAGTCGTTCAGCAGCGACATGAGCACCGTGAGGAGTGCGTTATGCgagcactgctgcagcaagTAGCATGTCTGGTTGTACGCGTGCTCCAACTGCGCCGCGGCCATGGCTaccgcgtgctgctgctgcagcatcgtGTAGATGTTGCTACTGTCCACGCTGTGCGGCTGGCTAGGCGGCGACCCAGAGATTGTGGCGCCGCCCATTTTTAGTCTATCGTCGCTGTGCGGCACTAGAGTGAagccacctgctgcgccactaGAGGCGCTAGCGGTGTTCGCCTTTAGACTCTCCtcgtccagcagcggcaccgatgTGCGCTgagacgcggcggcgttgtTTCCATTGTGGATATGGTCTTTAGTGCCGTTGCTGGTGCTATtagccgcggcggtggtcgtcgtcggcacGAGGCTGTGGTGTTCCCCCTTTGGGGTCTTCTTGACAGACTTCATACTCTTTCCGCTGCTCGAGAGAAGAAGAAGACGGAAGAGCCGGCGCGTActtgcacgtgcgcacacagacacacagaacCGATGGTCACCCACGAGCGAcacgagaggaggggcgacgAGCGAGGTCGGAGCAGAGAAACCCGAGCCGGAGAACAGTAGCGACCGCGAGATGGAAAAGAGGGGCACGAGGGGACGAGGAAGGGTCCCAGCCAAAGATGAACAACAAGAAGGGGGCTCAGATCAGGCACAGGGAGAGGAAGTGAAAAGAAGGGGGCGCCGGCCGCAGCAATGCGAGGACGCAGGGCCGAGAAGAAAGAAGGGGAGACACGGAAGGGCGTGGGGGCGTAGATGGGCGACAGCGCAATCCCCCTGTACGCAGGCGCGCTACCGCACCTGCCAGCACAAGACCGACAGCACGGCAACACTACCGTCGTTCCTCGCTTTACACCTGTACGTCGTCACCGCAACAAGCACAACGGAGGCAGCAGTCACCGtagcaccgccaccggcacgATGAGCGACCAAAAAGaacgacacgcacacgcacacgcacaaacaagTACGCCACAGccaggagggaggaagggagggaggggacctttattgttgctgctgttcgcTTATGCACACAAAGTAACTCTAGAGAGTGAGAGGACCGTACCTCTGCGTgtggtggggtggtgggggcggcCTGTAGCGTCACGTAAGGACTTCAAAAAGCACCACACaaccgcacgcacacacacacacacacacaaaaagaacgCTTCAAGAGAGGGTGAATGAAAAacaagggggggggaaggagaaaaaatgggagggggggcagTGGCGGTTGGCGGTGGGGGCAACCAGCGAATCGAGGCGAACAACAGTGAAACGCAGAGccagagagaaaggaggagtGTGGTATGGTttgtgggggggggcaaagTCGTTtgagtgggggtggggatggagagagaaagagggaaggcaCAGTGGTTGAGGGCTTTTCGATGCACGCGTGGTTGTGAAtgggcggcggtgatggaggtGGATAGGAAAGACGCGATCCTGGTTAATCACGGTGGCCACATGCACACCCCGCCCACCACGATatccgcggaggcggagaggcaTCGAGTATATTGTGCGGACAGAGAGAAGCCAccgaaaaaagaagagggacgtgagaagagaggagagagaagagtgAAGGGCGTCCGTGAGAGCGGAGGATGCGCGGGGAGTATCCGCAGCCACTCACGCGGAAACTCGCTCCACGTGCAAGAgaatgtgtgcgtgtcgccaCAACGTTCTTGAcaacagaaagagaagatGCGGTCGTTTCCATGCAAGGGCGCACAGGTtgcagggagaggggggcgaggCAGGGAGCAGAGCTGCCCAGCGTTGCCAGCAAGCGTACTGGCATCGATACTCCCTCACTGATCAAGCCACTTTCGACACAAACATACTTCATACCACATACTCCCTCGATCATTTAaagacacacatacgcgctttcctttttcttctctttcaccaccaccttcaTCGTCATGACCGGTGGGGGTAGGGGGTGGCACACACCACTCAGTGCGTGGTGTCGCAGGGCCCAGTAGTaccacctccccctctgcgtgtgtgtgagggaggaagcCCAGCAGCCCCCTACCTAACCCTTGCCAGTGCCGAACCACctgtggtggtgacagggtcaggaGCCTAAGACGTGGGGAGGACGGGGCGATGCATGGCCGCTGATATCGGCGGTCAagtcctggacggcgtggcgtcggagccacctgcagcaccgagCACGTGTGCACCATGCATATGATAGGCAGAGtgccagcgtgactcgagcgtgcCCCACCCCCGACCCTCACGCTGCTTcctggtgtggggcgcctgaGTGCCACTCCGAANNNNNNNNNNNNNNNNNNNNNNNNNNNNNNNNNNNNNNNNNNNNNNNNNNNNNNNNNNNNNNNNNNNNNNNNNNNNNNNNNNNNNNNNNNNNNNNNNNNNNNNNNNNNNNNNNNNNNNNNNNNNNNNNNNNNNNNNNNNNNNNNNNNNNNNNNNNNNNNNNNNNNNNNNNNNNNNNNNNNNNNNNNNNNNNNNNNNNNNNNNNNNNNNNNNNNNNNNNNNNNNNNNNNNNNNNNNNNNNNNNNNNNNNNNNNNNNNNNNNNNNNNNNNNNNNNNNNNNNNNNNNNNNNNNNNNNNNNNNNNNNNNNNNNNNNNNNNNNNNNNNNNNNNNNNNNNNNNNNNNNNNNNNNNNNNNNNNNNNNNNNNNNNNNNNNNNNNNNNNNNNNNNNNNNNNNNNNNNNNNNNNNNNNNNNNNNNNNNNNNNNNNNNNNNNNNNNNNNNNNNNNNNNNNNNNNNNNNNNNNNNNNNNNNNNNNNNNNNNNNNNNNNNNNNNNNNNNNNNNNNNNNNNNNNNNNNNNNNNNNNNNTGCGCCGACTCGATCATCTCAGCACAGTCTCCGCCTCACTCTCTGCACACTCACCCccctcgctgcgcaggtcgcctcacagccgcttcTGTCATGCCTgtcgccacccctggtgcGTCCCTCTCCGTGTGGCACtcaggcgccccacaccaggAAGCAgcgtgagggccgggggtgggatacCTTTGAGTAGCCGTGGCACTCTGCCTATCACATGGACGGCAcaggcgtgtgcgctgtcgccggTCGCTCTAACTTCCCTGCGTTGCGGGCGCCgggccctgccaccaccaccaggaGTGGCTCAGCATTGGGAAAGGTTAGGTAGGGGCTGCCGGACTGCCGtcctcacacacgcagagagttNNNNNNNNNNNNNNNNNNNNNNNNNNNNNNNNNNNNNNNNNNNNNNNNNNNNNNNNNNNNNNNNNNNNNNNNNNNNNNNNNNNNNNNNNNNNNNNNNNNggcgccccacaccaggAAGCAgcgtgagggccgggggtgggatacCTTTGAGTAGCCGTGGCACTCTGCCTATCACATGGACGGCAcaggcgtgtgcgctgtcgccggTCGCTCTAACTTCCCTGCGTTGCGGGCGCCgggccctgccaccaccaccaggaGTGGCTCAGCATTGGGAAAGGTTAGGTAGGGGCTGCCGGACTGCCGtcctcacacacgcagagagttgaaagtgggggagggggccggtGGTACTGGGTCTTGTGATACCATGCACTGAGATGACCGGCATCATCAGGGGTCACTcgaaaggaaaacgaaaacagcaCGAAAAGAgacgaggcagaggagctgcgggGCCTTGGATTAaagtgcacgcacacacactcacacacatgcacagcaAGTCACCGCCAtcacaacagcagcaacgagtACCCCAAGACATCATGCCCGGCAAGCACAGAGATCCACAGGAAGGGCACTCAACAGGAGGAGtaagagacacacgcaccgagTCAGGGAcagcatatatatatgtatatactTAAGGCAAATGTGGCCGCTGTGAAACTTGATGAGAACAAGTTAAGGAATGTGAACGAaagaagacgcgcacgcgcgcacatccaCACAGACCGCACGGCAAGCGAGacgccagcggcaggcgaGCGGAGGGCATGCGCCCGGCCATCGGAGAGAAAGTGCGCCTGGTGAACTAGTCTCGCCCCGGCTGCAATGATCCACACGGCGACGCTCCCCAACACTGGCAGCTGTAAAAGCTGCGGCCATACCAAAGGCGCCGCCTAATAGACGATGCGCGTTGCCTGTGCAACGGGGTCTTCTGCCTCCTTGTGCTTCACATCGCGCCTCTTGAGCAGCTTGTCCACAAATCGGTCCGCCAGCGCCAACGTGTAAGGGAGCGTACTGCCAGTTAGCGGGCTCGGCAGGATGCTGTGAtcgcacacgtacacattGCTCACGCCCTTGAGGCGGCAGGTCTGCgggtcgacggcgccggcgcagctcccGCCGTTGATGCCGGAGGACTCAAAGCGCTCGTGAGCGAGGGCGCCAATGATCGGTACAAAAGGCGTCTTCTTCACGAGGCAGTCCTTCACATACGCGACACCCCTCTGCAGGGCGGCGAGGTCGCCGGCATCGCTGAAGTAGTTGGGGTCGATGCTGCCGTTCGCGCTCACCTGCCCGCGACTGCGCGGCCGCAGGGGGCGCACGACGAACTGGCAGCCGTGCTCTCTCGGCATCGGCTGCGTGCCATCGTTCGTCAGCGTAAATGGCTGAAACTGGATCTCGACATCTGGCGTCGATGACCCGGTAGAGGACCAGTACATGATGAGGTCATCCCAGCTGGAGCGGAGGCTAAGCTGTGGCCGTCCGTACCAAAGATCCACCCTCAGCACCTTGCACACAAGCGGGTCAAGATAGCAGTTGTGGCTGTCACGGTTCTTCACGTGGtactgcagcaccacctgcgGTATGTCCCAGAAGTGCTGCCCAACTGAAGCGTCCacatcgacgctgccgcgcgacgccgtcagcagccgcgcgctGCCGATACTACCCGcactcaccaccaccagagtGCTTTCCACATCCACCAACTGGCCATCTgcacgccgcagcgacacgccggcagcggtgctcgcgttgccgccgctgccgcggatACCGACCACCTTGGCACCGCACTCCACGCGAACAGGGCGGTTCAGCTTGATGGTGCCGAGCAGGTACCGCTGCAGGGTGGTGTTGGCGACACCCAGCGACTGGTCTACGAACGTGTCGGGCCTCCCACAGCCGCAGTCGATCTGGAACTCCTTGCGCGTGAACTCGCTCATGAGCGGCACATCCTGCGATGCTGCCTCGCAAAACGCCTTAAAGTACGGTGAGAAGTTCAGCGGGCGGCAAATGAGGAACTTACCTCGCTTGCCGCGGTGAGGCACAAACACCTCCATGTTTTCGAAGGTGCGCACGCGAggcagcagctcttcgcGGAAGCTCCACGGGCTCCCCTCCCAGTCACGCTCATCGCCGAGGTTCCACGTGCGACTGCCCATCACACCATGTCCGCCCAGCACCCGCGGCGTCGGAATCCACACCGGTGCCTTCGTCACCCCGTccggatgctgctgcggcgtcgtcaGAGTGTCCTTGGCCTCGAAGCCGCGCTGAGCCAGGCGGTGGGCGATGGTGCTAGCGGGAAGCGTGTGGTACCACTCCGGGCACTTGCGGATATCGGCGCCTTCCTCGATGACGAGCGTCTTAAGGTTCTCCATCGCCAGCCGGCCGGCAATAAGggagccgctggcgccgccgccaaccacgacgacgtcgaACTTCAGTGAGCCCAcgtccgcagccgcgccggcgaggcaCTTGGCGCCGCGACGCATCTTCGGGGAGGGTTAGCGCGGGTCTGTCGAAGCACAACAGCAaaggcgaaagaaaagagggagtgATTCGAAAAGGATAAGGCAGCGGGGCAGGGTTTGGGTCCGGCGCAGCTGACTTGCATCCGTCCGTGGCTCAACCGCTACACTTTGGCGAGGGGGTGTAAGCacgtgcaccgccacgcacacgcgcacacgacCACGTTCACTAGGactgctgctactgctaCCTCACAAATACAATGCAGGAGTCCACGCACAGAAGCCCGTATCAATGATGGAGTGTCTGAGTGCGCTGCCTCCCTGCACGCTTGTGtccgtgtatgcgtgcgtgcgtataccctctcctccttggGTCTATTGGTACCTGCGATATCGCAACGCTTTGCTATAAAgatgtgcgcatgtgtcGGATGAGTTAGAAGCGGAGAacggcggggagggagggggtgggacgCCACCGCTACGGGCACCCCACCAGACGCGTGTCGCCGTGGCTTGTTTCTCGCCCGCTTCAAAGGCGATCTCTGTTATGCAAGGCGATAATCCCCCCCCGCGTGTCTGGACCGCTCACGCCAGAAACCGTAAAGTGCACCCACCTTGGCGGTGTGTTTTCCTCACAGTTCGTATCGTGTTATGGCCCGTGAGCCTAGTAAaggagtgggggaggagggggaagggacTGATGAACGCAAGGCTGAGCAATGATGTGCAGAAGTGCGGCTATTGTGGAGTGGAGtgaaggggggggaggcagaaGAGAGCGACGCTGTGTGTCCCTCTTTGTTCCACATATGCACGCGTGCGGGCGCGAATTACCTTCCACTTGCGTCCgtgaaagagggaagaaaTGACGATGTTTGggaaggcagagaggcggaggtgtgTGATCGTGATGATGGATAGgcggggatgggggaggagggcagatGAGAGTACAGATCTAGGCGTCGCTGTTGATGTTGCATGTCACTATGCGCATAGGTGTGCGTGTATCGATCCCCACTAAGctgcagaggaggagcatCACGTATTTATCTATCCTGCGTGTCCATGGGTGTTCCTGCACTAGCCTCCCATTTGCAGAGAAAGGCACATGCAGACATCCATGCCGAGTACGCTACACTACAAAagcacacaggcaggcaAGGGAAAGGCAGGGAAGGGTtgaggaggagagatggCAAGAGAGCCGTAGGGCTCGGCTGATGAGGGAGGAACACcgacaagaagaagaggtgaAAGACCACGCCacgacacatacacacacaggcatcCGTATAatgacacacacgcacacgcgagaGCAACAGCATATATGGCGTAGAGAGTATacggggaggagaaggaggaggggggggggcagggagAGGGTCAGAAAGAATCGGGCAAACGGAAATGGAGAAAAGGAGCCGAACAGGCAAGCACAAGGGATAAAGATGATACCGtgagtgcgcgcgtgcgtatccgggaaggagggaaggggaggagggcacagGCAAACAaacacggagagggagagacggtgATGATAATAGTGGCCATAGCGGCGGAAGTGGTCTTGgtgtgctgcgtgcgtgACTACGTAGGTGCGCGTCAGGTGACATGTAGCCACACGTGAGCATGCGTATACGCGCCCGTGGACCTACCGCCCATCATCCTGCATCGGAGATGCAACAGGGAGCAGATGGCAGCAATACAAATAAAGGAAGGTCAAGAAGAGGATTTCGAGCCTACCGCAGAGCCGCGGCGCACTCAAGAGGCACATCGACGCATCAATGCACGCACCAAatacgcacgcgcacaatAACAAATCctacacacgcaggcacatgCATAGATGCAGATGCAtgtacacatatatacaccAATGTAAAACCCCCTCCGTCATCACTATCAAATACATAATGTCATgcggagggaaggggtggaAGGGTGGAGCGTGGGTGCACAAGTGGGAAACGAAGCACACGAAAAGGTCGAAGCGGCGCCCCTGCGCCTTGTCTGCATCAGTCACTGTGACGGAGTGCGCACGTCGGCCCGCACCCTCGCCTAACCCACCCGTATTGCACTGCATGCCTACTATGCAACCATggctgcgcttcttctcgCAGTGCCTGTCATTCTCCCCTTGCACCCCACAGCAGGCTTTACCTCTACGTTGCACGCACAAAGACAAACACAGACACCACGACACATCCGCCTGTGGTGTTGCAAGACAGAAGAGGTAGCtaaaaaacaaagaaacaTCATGAGCAGTGTACACGTGAAGAGAgttggagggagggaggtagAGGGCACAAGACCCGGGCCACGCAACgtcacacacatacacacacacacacagaggaaaagaagaacaaTGCAGATTTAGGATGAaggtgagagaggaggaaggccGTGCGCTGTGAATGCGCGTGCGGATTGGAGGCTTGGCATCCAACGCACAGATGtacgcgcacatgcgcataCCAACACCAACACGTACGCAAGCCCATACATGCGGGGTGCGCGCACCGCTCAAAGCCCGAttgcggaggcggaggcggaggaggaggcgcccTGGCGGTTGAAGGCGTCTTCGCACACGACGAGATGCGCGACTAGCGGGATGAAGCGCTGCTTcgacggtggcagcgcgctctgcagctggtgcaTTACCTCATCATCGCTGGCAGAGATGTTGTTCATGGCTCGGTAGCATTTGATGAGGTCGTCGTCGCCCATCTCCTTCTCGAGGAATATGCGCAGGGACTCGATGCGGTGCATGAGCGGGTCGGTGGCGCTCACATTCGGCAGGTGGAACGTCTTACCGTCCAGCACCAGCCTACTGGAGTCTGTCGCCTCGCCGaaggcggcgtcgtcgaagTCGTCCTTGAAGCTCTTTTTGCGATCCGCCTTCAACGTCTCGCCAATGACCGTATCCAGCGCGTTGTAGTCGTCGTCTCGCCGGCGGTCCTCGGCCTccgtcggcgacgcagccgccgcctcaccgtTCAAGAAGTTGtgcagcccctcctctccatccGGCGTCATGCCGTTATCCACCTcctgcggcacggcggcagcggcagcgccaggaggcagcagcactgcaggtgctggcgacggcgccggcagctgtGCGCCCGTGCTCTCTGGTGTGAACTTATCCTTGCGCGACATCGATTTCTTTGTCGGTTTCGtctcttccgctgctgctgacgatGGTGGAGGCAGCGTACTCatctgcggcggtgcagggaCTGAAGCGACGGATGCGCTCTTGCCATTCGAGGAAGCCGGCGAGGCGCCAGGCGCGGCCTCCGCCGACGTCGGTGCCCGTGGCTCGCCGGTGTCTGTGACGTCGTGGCCCAGCATCTTTTTTCGGTTATCCATGGCCTCGCGCCGCATCTGCCAAAACGCCTGTGACCGCGcatcctccagctcctctggCGTCATCTTGCGCGAGCAGTAATGGCTGCTCGAGGGAGgggtgcgcggcggtggcggctgtcCGGGCGGCACTGCTGAAGACTCGtcttgctgtcgctgctgcgagcAAGGTGCTCCGCCCGGAAAAACAGACTCTCGGTAGCAGCGCTGCTTGTTTGCTGCTGCCTGTCGTCGCATCTCACGGtacgcctccgcggcggactgctcctgctgctgctgtagccGCTCCTGTTGCAGCTGCGGGGGGCTCTGGCAGTCAGAGCGAGGGTGGTGCTCCTCAgcctcgcggcggcgctgctcctcgatTACCTGCTCCTTCATGTTGTCGTCCCACTGCTTCTCACGATGGTGATGCGCCTTGGCGTCCGCCTTGGATTTTTGCCCTTGCAGCTTGCGCTGCTCCCGCACTCGCTCGTCCAGGGCACGCTTGCGTTCCTGCAGGGCaagctcctgctgccgctggagtcgcctctgctgctccacTAAattgcgccgccgctcctctccctcgagctgctgctgcatgaggatggcctgctgctgctgctgcgccttaGCCAGAGTTGCCGCGGCTTCCAGTTCCTTCCGGCGGTACTCTTCCTTGCGCCGGGCCGCGGCCTCCTGCATGTGCGCCCGCTCCTCGACCGAGACGACGGAGCGGCGGTCTGCGCGTGCCACTTGCACCTCTTCCCGTAGTCCCGCTAGAGCCTCGCGAATGAAGCTGAGATCCAGCACCTGCGACACGTTCGGCCGCTTGTGAGGGTCAATCTGCAGCATGGAAGAAATGAGTCGCGACAGGTTGCTCGAGTACATGGGATGGATCGGCGGGTACACGCCCTTGAGAATCTTCTGCACCAACGCCTTCATGTTGCTGCCGTCGAAGGCGTGGTTCAGGGTGGTCATCTCGTACAGGATGCACCCGAGTGCCCACACATCGCTCTTGTTGTTGTAGGGTTTGTTGAGGCACAGCTCCGGCGAGAAATAGTAGGGGGTGCCGCAGATCGTGTGCTTCAACTCATAAGTGTTGCGCAACACAGTGCTGATGCCAAAATCACCGACCTTCACAACGCCGTCCTTGGTCAAGAACACGTTTTGCGTCTTGAGGTCGCGGTGGAGGATGCGGCGCTCGTGCATGTACGACAGCGCCAGGCAGATCTGCGAAAAGCACTGCAGAATCCCCTTCTCCGAGAAGAGCtggccctgctgctgcttgatCCTCATGTACAGGTCACCGCCGTTGGCGTACTCCATGACAATGAAAAGCGAGCCCTTGTGTTCAAAGTGGTCAACGTAGCGGGTGATGTTTGGGTGGTTCAGCGTGCGCAGCATATCGATCTCCTTCTGCGCGCTTTCTCGCTCCGCAGGCTTCAAGCCACCAAGCCGAACCTCTTTCGCCACGAACTGCGCGCGATCTGCATTGCGCTGGATGAGCCAGGCGGAGCCGAAGCTGCCCTTGCCGAGCACCTTCAACTGCGTATACTTCTCCATTTTTTCGCGGTGGCCTACGTATGCaagtgtgcacgtgtgtgtgtgtgtgtgtgtgtgtgtctttcaccgccttccctccttccttctcgCTCTTGGCGGACGACGGGCAAACAAAAGatgacgcgcgcgcactgtCGGCAGTAACGCCAGCGAAGAAACCATCTAAGAAAACGAGCAGACAGACTCAGATAATGTGGTGAGCACCGTGTAGCAGTGGCGCGGTCAAGCTCACGAGTGCCAGTCCGCTGAgttttccctcctcctctcttcttcctaTCTCTGTGGAATGAATGACCTTCGGAGGGGggtctctgcctctctgtgtggTGGCAGTTGCGGCGAATGCGTCGGTGCGTATGTGGGTGAACAGAGAGCTCGGGTCTGCCCGCCACCGGCAGAATACCTACACCCCCCTTGACTTTGGCCGAGATGATTAGCagcgcccacgcacacgcgcagccgGGTCGTGTATCTTGGGAATAAGCGGCTCCGCGGATGTCTCGCCTCGTCGTGGTGGCGCCTGTGCCGTTGGACGAGCCGGTGAGCAGTGCGCTGACGGGTCCGTTCTTTTTCAGGCGTCGTTTATGCTGTGTTGCACGCTCTTTGGTTGTTttagcccccctccctcgtaTTGCGTTTGCACGTTGCGCCCGAACGACGTCGATGCACTGCCGTCGTGCGAGGAGGGATTTGTGCGCGATAGGGTGTTGTGTGGGATGGGTGTCGGAGGTggggaggtggggaggggggggcataGGTAAGAGAGACACGAtaagggagaggggagggtcGCTGTGCTGGGTGGCAGGCACCCGCGACGCAACAAACCAAACCGACTGAGATAAAGACTTCTTCGCTCTTGTTCGCCGtcgcttgtgcgcgtgtgtgccagaCAGACGACGAACGTCGGGGCCTGGCGCagacaaacacgcacgcacaccactgCGTGCATTATTTCcgttgtttctctctctctgtgtgtgtgtgtgtgtgtgcgtcgagGCAAAGGCGGTGGTACGCGCGTGAAAGCTCAGTGGCAAGAgcaccacccacacgcgcCCACAGGTGCGAGGCAAACCGGTGtaagaaaaacaaaaaaaaacacggTGGTCCGAATGGGAGCGTGGCAAGACGTGTTTGAGGACAGCATCGCAGGAAGCGCGCAAGACATGAATGAAACACATCAGCATGGTCGTACtcaaagaaaagagagcgaaacgcggaggcgcgcgcgtcaTCCGAGACCGGCGGACGGGAGGAGGCATGCATACAACCACAAAAGCCACGTACAGGATGGAGAGAAAAGCTCCGGCACCACTCAGTGCCTGCGCCACACACCAAACACAtgtacacgcacgcgcatacacatcTGCACCGATTagggcaccgtcaccgccgccctaCGTGGTCtagcccctccccctccccctgtaCGCGCACGGCCGTTGTGCAAAGAATCTATACATTTGAAGCGAGGAAAATATCAGAAACACGCTAGGatgtacgcacgcacatgatCCAAGGCAGCGTGGAAGGTGCGTGCGTCCGTGCAACAAGCTGCAGCCATGTGGGGAGAGGCAGGCACAGGCGGAGACCGGCGAGGGCAGGGTGCACGGATAGTGCcatcgcctccctcccttttctaCTGTGCTGCCATGTCCGGGTTGACGATGGTCTTTGCCATTACTTCCATGGCGGCGTCGTTGGCGAGAATAGTCTGCCGCAGGTTGTTCGTCTTGAGCACCTGGTCGCTGATGGCATCCTCTAAGTTCTGCAGGTTCGCGTGGATCTCCTGCAGGCTCTCCTCAGTCTGTCGACGAGCTTCCGCGGCGGCCAGAGCCTGGTTGCGGGACTCGCTGCGCCACATATCCA
It encodes the following:
- a CDS encoding serine/threonine-protein kinase, putative — encoded protein: MEKYTQLKVLGKGSFGSAWLIQRNADRAQFVAKEVRLGGLKPAERESAQKEIDMLRTLNHPNITRYVDHFEHKGSLFIVMEYANGGDLYMRIKQQQGQLFSEKGILQCFSQICLALSYMHERRILHRDLKTQNVFLTKDGVVKVGDFGISTVLRNTYELKHTICGTPYYFSPELCLNKPYNNKSDVWALGCILYEMTTLNHAFDGSNMKALVQKILKGVYPPIHPMYSSNLSRLISSMLQIDPHKRPNVSQVLDLSFIREALAGLREEVQVARADRRSVVSVEERAHMQEAAARRKEEYRRKELEAAATLAKAQQQQQAILMQQQLEGEERRRNLVEQQRRLQRQQELALQERKRALDERVREQRKLQGQKSKADAKAHHHREKQWDDNMKEQVIEEQRRREAEEHHPRSDCQSPPQLQQERLQQQQEQSAAEAYREMRRQAAANKQRCYRESVFPGGAPCSQQRQQDESSAVPPGQPPPPRTPPSSSHYCSRKMTPEELEDARSQAFWQMRREAMDNRKKMLGHDVTDTGEPRAPTSAEAAPGASPASSNGKSASVASVPAPPQMSTLPPPSSAAAEETKPTKKSMSRKDKFTPESTGAQLPAPSPAPAVLLPPGAAAAAVPQEVDNGMTPDGEEGLHNFLNGEAAAASPTEAEDRRRDDDYNALDTVIGETLKADRKKSFKDDFDDAAFGEATDSSRLVLDGKTFHLPNVSATDPLMHRIESLRIFLEKEMGDDDLIKCYRAMNNISASDDEVMHQLQSALPPSKQRFIPLVAHLVVCEDAFNRQGASSSASASAIGL
- a CDS encoding choline dehydrogenase, like protein, producing the protein MRRGAKCLAGAAADVGSLKFDVVVVGGGASGSLIAGRLAMENLKTLVIEEGADIRKCPEWYHTLPASTIAHRLAQRGFEAKDTLTTPQQHPDGVTKAPVWIPTPRVLGGHGVMGSRTWNLGDERDWEGSPWSFREELLPRVRTFENMEVFVPHRGKRGKFLICRPLNFSPYFKAFCEAASQDVPLMSEFTRKEFQIDCGCGRPDTFVDQSLGVANTTLQRYLLGTIKLNRPVRVECGAKVVGIRGSGGNASTAAGVSLRRADGQLVDVESTLVVVSAGSIGSARLLTASRGSVDVDASVGQHFWDIPQVVLQYHVKNRDSHNCYLDPLVCKVLRVDLWYGRPQLSLRSSWDDLIMYWSSTGSSTPDVEIQFQPFTLTNDGTQPMPREHGCQFVVRPLRPRSRGQVSANGSIDPNYFSDAGDLAALQRGVAYVKDCLVKKTPFVPIIGALAHERFESSGINGGSCAGAVDPQTCRLKGVSNVYVCDHSILPSPLTGSTLPYTLALADRFVDKLLKRRDVKHKEAEDPVAQATRIVY